The following DNA comes from Paraburkholderia phytofirmans PsJN.
TCGGTGCAGGACGCCATGAGCCTGCTCAATGTACCGACCTTTTACCAATACCTTATTCGCGGCGGGATCCTGCTGCTAGCGGTGCTGTTCGATCAGTTCCGCCGTAGCAAGCGCGTGCACTGATTGTCCACATACAAGCGCCCCGCCCCCACGTTTGCCAACAGGAGATTTCATGGCTGATTCGAACCAGACTAAAAAGCCGCTACGCAGCCAGGCGTGGTTCGGCCTCAAGGACCGCGACGGTTTTCTACATCGCTCGTGGATGAAAAACCAGGGCATCCCGCACGACGAATTCGACGGACGCCCGGTGATCGGCATTTGCAACACGTGGTCGGAACTGACGCCGTGCAACGCGCATTTTCGCGAGCTGGCGGAGTACGTGAAGAAAGGCGTGCATGAAGCCGGCGGCTTGCCGCTCGAGTTTCCCGTGATGTCGCTCGGCGAGACCAATTTGCGGCCTACTGCGATGCTGTTTCGCAACCTCGCCTCCATGGATGTCGAGGAGTCGATTCGCGGCAATCCGATGGACGGCGTGATTCTGCTGGTCGGCTGCGACAAGACCACGCCCGCGCTGCTGATGGGCGCGGCGTCGTGCAATCTGCCCGCGCTGGCCGTTTCCGGCGGCCCGATGCTCAACGGCCGGTTTCGCGGCAAGAACATCGGCTCTGGCACGGGCGTCTGGCAGATGTCCGAGGAAGTGCGCGCCGGCACGATGACGCAGGAAGAATTCACCGAAGCCGAGTCGTGCATGAACCGCTCGCGCGGCCACTGCATGACGATGGGCACGGCGTCGACCATGGCCTCGATGGTCGAATCGCTCGGCATGGGCTTGCCGCACAACGCGGCGATTCCGGCCGTCGACGCGCGCCGCCAGGTGCTCGCGCATCTCGCGGGCCGGCGCATCGTCGACATGGTTCGCGAGGATCTGACGATGGACAAGATCCTCACGCGCCAGGCCTTCGAAAACGCGATCCGCACGAATGCGGCGATCGGCGGCTCGACCAATGCGGTCGTCCATCTGATCGCGCTGGCCAAGCGCATTGGCGTGGAGTTGTCGCTGGAGGATTGGGAGCTGGGATCGAACGTGCCGTGTCTCGTGAATCTGCAACCGTCCGGTGAATATCTGATGGAGGACTTTTACTACGCGGGCGGTTTGCCGGCGGTGTTGAAGCAACTCGGCGAGCAAGGGCTCTTGCACAAAGAAGCGTTGACCGTGAACGGCAAGACCCTTTGGGACAACGTGCGCAATGCGGCGAATTACGACGAGAAGGTCATCACGACCTTCGCCGAGCCGTTCAAGCCGAAGGCCGGTATCGCGGTGCTCAAGGGCAACCTCGCGCCGAATGGCGCGGTGATCAAGCCGTCGGCGGCAACGGCGTCGTTGCTCAAGCATCGCGGTCGCGCGGTGGTGTTCGAGAACATCGAGGAACTGCACGCCAAGATTGACGACGAGTCGCTCGATATCGACGAGCATTGCATCATGGTGCTCAAGGGCGCGGGGCCGAAGGGTTATCCGGGCTTCGCGGAAGTCGGCAATATGCCGCTACCGAAAAAGGTGCTGCAAAAAGGCATCACGGACATGGTGCGCATTTCCGACGGCCGCATGAGCGGCACGGCGTACGGCGCGGTGGTGCTGCATGTGTCGCCGGAAGCGGCCGCGGGCGGCCCGCTCGCGTTCGTGCAGACCGGCGACATGATCGAACTGGACGTCGAAGAACGCCGCCTGCACCTCGACGTCACCGACGAGGAACTCGCACGCCGGCGCGCCGCATGGCAGGCGCCCGAGGCGCCAAAACGCGGCTACTACAAGCTCTACGTCGAGCACGTGCTGCAAGCGGACCAGGGCGCGGATCTCGACTTTCTGGTGGGATCGAGCGGCGCTCCGGTGCCGCGCGATTCACACTGAGCGGCCGGTCATACGTTAAACGGTTGTTCCCTGCGCTTTGCGAGAAGGCGTACTGCCGATGCGGATCGAGACAATCCGCATCGGCTTTTTTCTGTCCGTTCAGAAGCGAAGCAGGCGCGCGCAAATAAAATCGGCCAGGCATTGTTATGCCCAGCCGATTTTTAACTCACAGCTTCACCACCTCCGGCTTATCAAGGCAGAGGACAGACACGCACAAAATCACACTCCGGCATTTCGCCGGAATGGACGGCGTTCAGCTTATTGCTTGATGAATCGATCGTTTGCCCAAAGGCCTTGCGTATCGCTATTACCGGAATTCACAAATTCGATGTCGTGACCGACCACGCGGACGACACGGAAGCTCGAGTTTTCCGGAGTGGAAACGCATTGATATCCGGAGAAGAATTCCTGCATTTTTTGCTGTTCACCGGCTTGCGCATGCTGGTCGGCGGCGTCGAGTTTATCCTTCGACAGGCAGCCATATGCGTTGGCCTTGAACTGGATGGTTTGCTGCGGCTTGATCATGACGTCTTGCGCCTGAACAGTAGCGGCAGCCAATCCCGCAATGGCGAAAACAACGGCGATTCGCATTTTCATATTTTCCTCCGGTGCGGGTGGATACTCAGGTTAGCTATGTATTTAACTTTAACTTTGAACCCGCATCTTGCACTTTAGGAGAACGCGAGAGAACGACAAGCACATCTTGTGTGCGGTCGCAACAGCGGCGAAATGTCGCACCGTCATTTTCGCCTGCTTAATCGTTGAGCAACGGCTTAATTGGCGGTGGTTGCGACGAATAACGAAAAGGCAGGCAGGCCACACCGCTTTAACCAGTAAAGCTTTGCGGCGCGTATGCGCGTAAACGAGAAGCACCAATTAAGTGATTTACTACAATTAATCCGCGCATTTGGTGCGTTGCACACCAAGTCATTCAACGGACTAAAGCAAAATCAAGAAATAACGGTGTGCTTGCAGAAGATAAAGAGTGCCAGCTTGACGAGCGGTGCGCGCAGGAGCGCCAAAAGGGCAGCCCGCACGCGCGTCCGTGGCTTCAGTCGACGCGTCGATTCGCCTCGAAGAACTCGGACTGGAACATGCACATCCGCAAGGCGTTGTGATAGCTGCCGTTGCCGAAGAACTCCTCGATCAATTCGGCTTCGTGCCTGAAACCGCACTTTTCATAGACGTGGATCGCCGCTGTGTTCGACTTGTCGACGATCAGATAGACCTTGCGCAAGTTCAACACCGAAAACGCATAGTCAGTGGCGAGCTGGGTGGCGAGGGTCGCGTAGCCACGGCCTTGCGCATGCGGCGCG
Coding sequences within:
- a CDS encoding IlvD/Edd family dehydratase produces the protein MADSNQTKKPLRSQAWFGLKDRDGFLHRSWMKNQGIPHDEFDGRPVIGICNTWSELTPCNAHFRELAEYVKKGVHEAGGLPLEFPVMSLGETNLRPTAMLFRNLASMDVEESIRGNPMDGVILLVGCDKTTPALLMGAASCNLPALAVSGGPMLNGRFRGKNIGSGTGVWQMSEEVRAGTMTQEEFTEAESCMNRSRGHCMTMGTASTMASMVESLGMGLPHNAAIPAVDARRQVLAHLAGRRIVDMVREDLTMDKILTRQAFENAIRTNAAIGGSTNAVVHLIALAKRIGVELSLEDWELGSNVPCLVNLQPSGEYLMEDFYYAGGLPAVLKQLGEQGLLHKEALTVNGKTLWDNVRNAANYDEKVITTFAEPFKPKAGIAVLKGNLAPNGAVIKPSAATASLLKHRGRAVVFENIEELHAKIDDESLDIDEHCIMVLKGAGPKGYPGFAEVGNMPLPKKVLQKGITDMVRISDGRMSGTAYGAVVLHVSPEAAAGGPLAFVQTGDMIELDVEERRLHLDVTDEELARRRAAWQAPEAPKRGYYKLYVEHVLQADQGADLDFLVGSSGAPVPRDSH
- the sap1 gene encoding surface attachment protein Sap1, whose amino-acid sequence is MKMRIAVVFAIAGLAAATVQAQDVMIKPQQTIQFKANAYGCLSKDKLDAADQHAQAGEQQKMQEFFSGYQCVSTPENSSFRVVRVVGHDIEFVNSGNSDTQGLWANDRFIKQ